The DNA sequence attattatttctattattattgctgttgttgttgttgttattattattattattattattattattattattattattattattattattattattattattattgttgtcgttgtcatcatcatcatcatcatcactactactactactactattattattattatcatcatcattattattattattattattattatcattattattattattaatgtgtgttATATGTTGTTCTTTGAAATTGTCGTCGGTGTTTTGAGCCTCTGCAGCCaataaaaaaacatcatcatcatcatcatcatcatcatcatcatcatcatcaccatcatcattgtattCACTGAGGAGGCGAACCGACAGAATCTTTAAAAACGCCGGTTTCTCGTTCGTTTTAACGTTCTGTGTACAGATTCCGTCGAGTTCGACCTTGCTTTATCGCTAtctggggatcgataaaattaataatcgACTAGCTTTCCCCCTTCagaatttcaggccctgtgccttagtagaaagaattatataacaATCTGAGCATTGAAATCATGGAAATAATAAAGTGCCGGATTAAATGTCCTGTAGTCTCTTCAGTTACGtccccttttatttttcttcgttgTATTCTAttgattaatctttttttttttttctttaaatgtattttcaGACAAGAAACCCGACTGCCCTTAAAAggaatcacacaaaaaaaaaaaaagaaagaaacaatcttCAGAGACAAACTTTTAATCTTATAATCTTTATAACCATTAATCCATAATCGCTATGCATCAAGTGAAAGGTCAGAGAGacgaaaaagagataaagaggtcCAAGCACAAGCACATAcggatgtacacacacgcacacacacgcacacacacacacgcacacgctcactcacactcacgcacacacatacataaacatacacacgaacatcaATATGAATGAGGTACTCCAGTATGGCGTGATGGTTAAAACTAAAGGACTAAAGCAGctatgtacatgcacacgtacatacacagaaacgcttatatatatatatagacacatacatacatacatatacatatacatgcatatatatatatatatatacatacatatacatatgtatgcatatatatatatacatacatacacacacacacacacacacacacacgcacacacacacacacacacacacacacacatatatatatatatatatatatatatatacacaggaaaagatattgaaataaacaTTTCTCTTACgtatgttgctattgttttttttttattacttttttggtctcaaattttgccggattacaaaatattcattgttattattctatCATACTTCGGAAGAAGCAGCGCAATGTCACTAACATTTTTGCACAGGACTTCCGGTGGTTGGTGGGGCAGGGCAGGGCTAGGAAGAAGAAAGCACAGCTTCCTGTTGTTGGCTGTCGATCGTGTTTTTGAAGATGTCGTTGTGAGGTTCAATTCACCTCCGATCAAGTGGAGAAATGATCGAAAGTATTtcggccatgaccatcccatcgtaTACCCAGTCATTATGTACTTAGGGCTCCATTACCTGGGCATTtcctttcttgttgttgtttaaccccaggttagctcCGACAGCGTAGACAGGTTATAgcgtctctctaaaagaaatggagaaatcttTCAAAATACAAGACCTGAAAATAAaggtaattcaaagggccagcagcGTGACGCTGAATCCCTCTGAAGACTCCATTAACGTCTGTGGAGTACAGgaatggtaagtagcttacttaccaaccacatggttctgggttcagactcactgcgtggcacatgggtaagtgtcttctactatagcctcaggccgaccaaagtcttgtgagaagatttggtagacggaaactgaaagaagcctgtcgtatatatatatatatatatatatatNNNNNNNNNNNNNNNNNNNNNNNNNNNNNNNNNNNNNNNNNNNNNNNNNNNNNNNNNNNNNNNNNNNNNNNNNNNNNNNNNNNNNNNNNNNNNNNNNNNNNNNNNNNNNNNNNNNNNNNNNNNNNNNNNNNNNNNNNNNNNNNNNNNNNNNNNNNNNNNNNNNNNNNNNNNNNNNNNNNNNNNNNNNNNNNNNNNNNNNNNNNNNNNNNNNNNNNNNNNNNNNNNNNNNNNNNNNNNNNNNNNNNNNNNNNNNNNNNNNNNNNNNNNNNNNNNNNNNNNNNNNNNNNNNNNNNNNNNNNNNNNNNNNNNNNNNNNNNNNNNNNNNNNNNNNNNNNNNNNNNNNNNNNNNNNNNNNNNNNNNNNNNNNNNNNNNNNNNNNNNNNNNNNNNNNNNNNNNNNNNNNNNNNNNNNNNNNNNNNNNNNNNNNNNNNNNNNNNNNNNNNNNNNNNNNNNNNNNNNNNNNNNNNNNNNNNNNNNNNNNNNNNNNNNNNNNNNNNNNNNNNNNNNNNNNNNNNNNNNNNNNNNNNNNNNNNNNNNNNNNNNNNNNNNNNNNNNNNNNNNNNNNNNNNNNNNNNNNNNNNNNNNNNNNNNNNNNNNNNNNNNNNNNNNNNNNNNNNNNNNNNNNNNNNNNNNNNNNNNNNNNNNNNNNNNNNNNNNNNNNNNNNNNNNNNNNNNNNNNNNNNNNNNNNNNNNNNNNNNNNNNNNNNNNNNNNNNNNNNNNNNNNNNNNNNNNNNNNNNNNNNNNNNNNNNNNNNNNNNNNNNNNNNNNNNNNNNNNNNNNNNNNNNNNNNNNNNNNNNNNNNNNNNNNNNNNNNNNNNNNNNNNNNNNNNNNNNNNNNNNNNNNNNNNNNNNNNNNNNNNNNNNNNNNNNNNNNNNNNNNNNNNNNNNNNNNNNNNNNNNNNNNNNNNNNNNNNNNNataataataataataataataataataataataataataataataataataataataataataataataataataataataataataataataataataatgatgatgatgatgatgataataacaatgataataataatatgcaccaGGCCGGATGAGACACGTGACAAGACAGTACACGTGCAGGATATTGTCAAGCAATAttgttaaaataacaacaaaaacagtcctcaacaacaacaacaacaaacgttaTAGCAAAtgtttttaacataaaaaataacaattgtttcaaataataataataataataatcataccaGAAAAGGAGAAcgcaaccatactatgggatatggcattatacacagatagagaaattaaggctaataggccagatatagccGTTAGAggtcatcaagaaaaaaaaaaaggctttctaatcgatgtatcaataccaacaggtTATAgcgtctctctaaaagaaatggagaaatctttcaaaatacaaaaccgggaaataaaggtaactcgaatgtggtgtctagaaacagaagcaattcctatcatagtaggcacattaggtatgataaaaaaatattcagacaaatgcataacaaaagcaccaggactaacaagtatatataacatacagaaaatagcactactaggcactgcacacattctacgtaaaacactttcattacagtgaaaataagagcacgacaacaaaccacagcacatacccaaggcacacagagctgcgctcggtattgcagtgaaagcacgtgataaaaataaaactagtgaatgatgatgataataataataaataataataataataataattctttctattgaaagcacaaagcctgaaactttgtgagagaggactagtcgattacatcgcccctcgtctttcagtggtacttaacttatcgaccccgaaagtatgaaagacaaattcgacctcagctcagaacgtaaagataatgcccctggtatttgaatactatacaaatatgtttttcaaaagacttttcatttaaatttgccaaaatttaatttttccaaaatttgttatccatatttacagttgaaaagatctcaaggatcgaaaccggtactgaaatgttttttatgaaagtattttagcattttctaccttgtctctTTTCCATATATNNNNNNNNNNNNNNNNNNNNNNNNNNNNNNNNNNNNNNNNNNNNNNNNNNNNNNNNNNNNNNNNNNNNNNNNNNNNNNNNNNNNNNNNNNNNNNNNNNNNNNNNNNNNNNNNNNNNNNNNNNNNNNNNNNNNNNNNNNNNNNNNNNNNNNNNNNNNNNNNNNNNNNNNNNNNNNNNNNNNNNNNNNNNNNNNNNNNNNNNNNNNNNNNNNNNNNNNNNNNNNNNNNNNNNNNNNNNNNNNNNNNNNNNNNNNNNNNNNNNNNNNNNNNNNNNNNNNNNNNNNNNNNNNNNNNNNNNNNNNNNNNNNNNNNNNNNNNNNNNNNNNNNNNNNNNNNNNNNNNNNNNNNNNNNNNNNNNNNNNNNNNNNNNNNNNNNNNNNNNNNNNNNNNNNNNNNNNNNNNNNNNNNNNNNNNNNNNNNNNNNNNNNNNNNNNNNNNNNNNNNNNNNNNNNNNNNNNNNNNNNNNNNNNNNNNNNNNNNNNNNNNNNNNNNNNNNNNNNNNNNNNNNNNNNNNNNNNNNNNNNNNNNNNNNNNNNNNNNNNNNNNNNNNNNNNNNNNNNNNNNNNNNNNNNNNNNNNNNNNNNNNNNNNNNNNNNNNNNNNNNNNNNNNNNNNNNNNNNNNNNNNNNNNNNNNNNNNNNNNNNNNNNNNNNNNNNaaaatgccacgcagtgggaatgaacacgGAAACATGTGTTTTGGAAgccagcttcttatttctttttttattttttttattggccacaaggggctaaacatagaggggacaaccaaggacagacaaagggattaagtcgattacatcgacaccagtacacaactggtacttaatttatcgaccccgaaagaatgaaaggcaaagtcgacctcggcggaatttgaactcagaaagtaacggctgacgaaatatcgctaagcatttcgcccggcgtgctaacgtttctgccagctcgccgccagcttcttaccacacagccacgcttgtgccaattagtgtatgtacgtatctatgtttctaagtatgtatgtgttgcggtgtatacatacatacatgtatgtacactcgtgtatgtatgtgtatgtgtatgtgtgtgtgtaatcagaaATTAATTCCGCTTTCTTCTACCATCACATCTTCGGCTATCCCTATATAGAAGCtacatctgtcacacacacacgcatacacacacacacacacacacacacacacacacacacacacacacacacacacacacacacacacacacacacacacacacacacacacacacacatttgtattggAAATGCTTACACTGCCCTTGTCTAGATCCGTCTCCTGCGCACgtgcatacgtttatatgtgtttatacatacatacatatatatatatatatgtgtatatgtatgtatgtatatgcataaatatgttcatataggtatacatatatgtatatatatatatatgtatgtatatacatagatacacacacatatttgtattggAAATGTTTACACTGCGTTTGTCTAGATCCGTGTCCTACGCACGtgcatacgtttatgtatttatacataaatacacacacacacacacacacacacacacacacacacacatatatatatatatatatatatatatgttcatatatatatatatatatgttcatatatatatatatatatatatatacgtgtgtacgtgtgtgtgtgtttgtagatatatgaacgtatatacgtCTGTGAGTGCGTcgtatatactgtatgtgtatatatatacagcctaTATCAGTGTCGTTGCCATACCGCTTCCATTCCGGTCTCAGCTTCGCTTGTTCAACATTCGCAGATCTGTGACGAGATGTGGCTTCGAACTTTAATTTTGCTAACCTTGGCCATTTCGGCGGTGAGTCCTCTGTTGCCTTCTTTACTTGTAAAGCGTGTGTGcagtttatttcaatttttttttacgtgactgtgtatgcatacatacatacatacatacatacatacatacatactaatttCCTTAGTttaattagacagacagatatacctAGTattagacaaacatatatacatgcacccacacatacactcacaaactctctctctctctcacacacacacacacacacgcacatacaggcacacatgcgcgcgaatatatgtatgtatgtatgtatgtatgtatatttatatgctcaAGGGGCTTTGGTGCGTCTCCGTCAAACATacccactgacaaagctttggtcagccagtgGACACTTGAAGAAGGAACCCCACAATAGGGATAAAGCAGAAACCAGGAGACTGTGACTCGAAATCGTTGACGACACACCCATGTTTGCGTCCAATACACCTTGTGGTAAACATTGATGTTTTTTAAAATCCAGTTTTGCTTGCTTTcttcgtttttatatttatttatttatttatttattcatgctaCAATGTCAAATTTTGATTTTTCCTGCTTTTAGTTTGGAATGTCTGCGAAAAACAAATATGGTATACACCTCGAGAAGAAAGTTGAAAGTAAGTTactgttttattaatattctgatagatagatagatagatagatagatagatagatagatagatagatagataagttagcagataaacaggtagacagaaagacagatagacagataaatgaatAGGCGCAGATAGAAAGGaaggttggtagatagatagacagacagataagttgatagatatataaagagatatagatagatagacaggtatacagataggttgatagacaaacagatagatagataaatactgatgtatatacatactaataaacacatatataaagaaataatatataaagagtaTTTTTTGAAATTACTGTCTATTCTAGACAACCATTTCTCAGTGAACCATAATTACAAGAATATTTTTAACAGACGCTCGATTAAATTATCATGTAGCTGCTGCCCCAATATGAAGAACTTTATTATTCGTAAGCATCACCAACTGTAACTGTTGAAAACCTTAAGCTTGTCCAGTCGACCAGGCATGTATGATAAGCTTGGCCGTATATGAGGCGGGAGTCTCAGCAACGCTGCAAGATAtcctaacaaaaagaaaatttactttgGGTTATACGATAGCTATTTGAAAAGGCATTATGCAAACCACCTATCTTCTTTCCGACGCATCGGCAATTACAAAGCCTTTTTTTCGAAGGTCGTCACTGATGACAaaagttgatgtatatatatatgtatgtatatacacgtttatgaatttgtaatattcatgtatgttcctttatataatatatatgtatatgtatataatatacatatatgtatatgtatatatgtatgtatatacaagtatgtatatgtatgtatgtgtgtttgtatgtatatatatatatatatatatatNNNNNNNNNNNNNNNNNNNNNNNNNNNNNNNNNNNNNNNNNNNNNNNNNNNNNNNNNNNNNNNNNNNNNNNNNNNNNNNNNNNNNNNNNNNNNNNNNNNNNNNNNNNNNNNNNNNNNNNNNNNNNNNNNNNNNNNNNNNNNNNNNNNNNNNNNNNNNNNNNNNNNNNNNNNNNNNNNNNNNNNNNNNNNNNNNNNNNNNNNNNNNNNNNNNNNNNNNNNNNNNNNNNNNNNNNNNNNNNNNNNNNNNNNNNNNNNNNNNNNNNNNNNNNNNNNNNNNNNNNNNNNNNNNNNNNNNNNNNNNNNNNNNNNNNNNNNNNNNNNNNNNNNNNNNNNNNNNNNNNNNNNNNNNNNNNNNNNNNNNNNNNNNNNNNNNNNNNNNNNNNNNNNNNNNNNNNNNNNNNNNNNNNNNNNNNNNNNNNNNNNNNNNNNNNNNNNNNNNNNNNNNNNNNNNNNNNNNNNNNNNNNNNNNNNNNNNNNNNNNNNNNNNNNNNNNNNNNNNNNNNNNNNNNNNNNNNNNNNNNNNNNNNNNNNNNNNNNNNNNNNNNNNNNNNNNNNNNNNNNNNNNNNNNNNNNNNNNNNNNNNNNNNNNNNNNNNNNNNNNNNNNNNNNNNNNNNNNNNNNNNNNNNNNNNNNNNNNNNNNNNNNNNNNNNNNNNNNNNNNNNNNNNNNNNNNNNNNNNNNNNNNNNNNNNNNNNNNNNNNNNNNNNNNNNNNNNNNNNNNNNNNNNNNNNNNNNNNNNNNNNNNNNNNNNNNNNNNNNNNNNNNNNNNNNNNNNNNNNNNNNNNNNNNNNNNNNNNNNNNNNNNNNNNNNNNNNNNNNNNNNNNNNNNNNNNNNNNNNNNNNNNNNNNNNNNNNNNNNNTGGatctagacagatagatatacacacacatgtacatatgatgTGTTCAATTTTGCTGAGGCCTAGCAAGGGTGGGTATTGAAAAAGTGTTGATAAATGTTAGGAGCCATTAGTTGGAAAACAAGGTGAGGAGCCCAACCTAAGCTGGTGATTTTATCGTTCGCCTCGTTTTACTCCGATCCGAAACCTAATAAACGGAGTCGACTCTATTGCAAAGGTTTAAACCTGTTTCAGGACTGAATATAAACTTGGTGTCCCGTGTTTTTGCTCCTTCCGACTGCAGCAGCACGTGAGGCTTGGTTTTTCCCCTTAAAGTCCCTAATCGAGTTTTCTTTCGTTATCTGATGAAGCTTCAATATAAAAATGGAACCGTTGCCTCCGACCGAATTATCACTCACTTCTTGATGGTAGTGAATACGCAAAGATGATAGAGTAAGAAAGAAACATGCCTTTTGCTATAAACCTTTTGGAATCGGGTTCGAATACCACTGGGATTTACTGTTGATAAAATACAGTAACAACCAGGTGCTGGGGTTAGTTTGCTGAAATCGACTCTAGCTGGATTCCTCATAATAGGTCGACATGGTGGTATATTAGCACAATCGGTAGAGCGTCAGACAAAATTCCTTCTGGtatttgcttcatttcttcaAGCGTTGATCCTACCGAGGTCACCATTGCATTTTATttctccggggtcgataaaataaagtaccggccAAGTGTTGAGATCGATTTTAATCGAAATGAATAACTGCCTAtcttaaaatttcagaccttgagcCGATGTTAGaacttattgttattcattttctgAGAAAATTCTATCAGAAGGATCGATGGGTTGTTTTTAGACGAAAAAATACCTTAACGTCTCTGtctgtgttctgggttcaaaccggAGTCTCATTTAGCTATCAAATATTCACGATTATAGATTATGAAAAATTGTCTTCTACGGCCCAACATCTTGATCTAGATACCATCCACACCTGTGATTAAAAGCtcattctgattattattattattattattattattattattattattattattattattattattattattattattattattattattattattaNNNNNNNNNNTCTCATttatccttacgttctgagttcaaattccgcagcgttcgactttacctttcgccctgtcagggtcgataaaataagtaccagtagagtactgggggtcgatctaatcgactttcccTCTCCTCccgaatttcagaccttgtgcctttagtagaaaagagcATTATTAATAGTGGTATCGTTAACGCGGCCAGCTGAGAGAATCGTTACCGTGATGGACGACATGCAATGCAGACTCTACGGcctttcgtccatctttatattctgaattcaaatttcacacaCCTCACNNNNNNNNNNggggggggggggtcaataaaataaagccaGTTAAGCGCTGGCGTTCATGTAAGCGACCTACTCCTTCcgctaaaaatagctgccaatattgaaaattaattttttccttctttttgttttggttttccaGTTTGTAAGAACATGAAAGCTGATATTGTGCTCATAATTGATGGTTCTAACAGTATTGGCGAGACAAAATTCGATCAacaaatagaatttctgaaaagtTTTGTTGGTTATTTCGCAATCGGAAAGAATGATGTGCGATTTGGTGCCGTAACGTTTGGCAATAAGGTTATTATGGGTAACACTTTCGGTTTGTCTCAATACACCAATAAAAATCGACTGGAGGAGCGTGTATCCCAGATCAATTTCAGACAAGATGACGGTTCAAGTACACAAACGAATTTAGCCATCAAATATGCTCGCGAAACGCTGTTCAAAGACACCCGACATTATGCAAAGAAAATAGCTATTGTGATCACAGATGGGGAATCGACAGATTCgctgaaaacaaaagaagaagcgAGTGAGATGAGGAAAGATGGAATAGTGATATTGGCCATAGGTGTGGGAAAAAATGCTTCAAAGGAAGAATTACTTACAATCACTggtaaagaaaattatgtttttgaGATCGATGAATATTCCAAGTTGAAAACCATTAAAAAGGAACTGACAAAGTTAGCCTGTAAaggtatgtatattcttataatcTTATATTCTTATCATCTTAAAATcttatattatgtttttataatctTATATTCTTACATTCTTATGTTCCTATAATCTgttatttcaattacttttgttagtcattagactgcggtcggTACTTGAATGTCACTAgtcagtatttcgtccatctgtctCACAATTCTCCCGTGTAGAGCTGTCAAGTGTTTAAACCAAAAACCTTGAACCCCATCTGGGCCAGGCGCTTTCAAGTTAGGAATTTTCCTGCACTGATCTCTAATCATCTCCTCGATTATTCTCAAATCCTCCTGCTGATACTTTCCAGTCTCCCGCCTCTTTGAGTATCTTTAACTACTCTGCTTCAATTTCGTGCTGTTTCTCCTGAGACCATATGTTTGCCCagaatcttttgctttcttcagcaTCCGGCATGtctctttttcacctttttctttcccATCCAGCTCCTGGTAgactcgtttctcattttgttcgaAACGTCTGTTTAATCTGTACTTCTCAATTCTCTATTCACATCTCTTTAGTTTATATGCTTTACCTTTCTGCCTCTGTTTTAACTCCTCAATCACAACATTAATTCCCTTTCTCTTCTTCACCCTatacttcttctctagttcaacATGTTTCTCTCGCTGAACTTCATTTCCCTTTTTCCGTTCCAGAATTTTAATATGCTTTCCGGTCTCTTTAATAGATTGCGTTATCCTCCTTTTCCACCACGGCGGCCCCTCAGGTTATGTTGACATTTACCTTTGGCTTTCAAAACTAAAGATCGAGATTGCATTTATCAGATTGTTGGTGTCTGTGATGTTGTCAGTCCTGATATCACCAACGATATAATTTATCTTCCTGACCCATTCATTGAGCTTTTTTCTGTCTACTTTTTAAAACTCCGTATGAAAGCTCTGTTCACCAGAGGTCCaaatatcaatgatttcatttaaaatggatatctgctcttctcagtacatgagtcgttccagttaacacgattttttgcacttcctgtagggatggtgagcctggtatcattttcaaataggtttcagtaccttttttttttatcattcatagagatcctacaatcactggtatggtagtcgccttgagataccacatttttttcaatttctattagcaagtctttatatttactgatcttgtcaaattcattccccgctatattgtgatcgcaaggaatactcatgtcaattaataaacacatcttttttgtctgatcttttatagtaatatccggtttattaNNNNNNNNNNNNNNNNNNNNNNNNNNNNNNNNNNNNNNNNNNNNNNNNNNNNNNNNNNNNNNNNNNNNNNNNNNNNNNNNNNNNNNNNNNNNNNNNNNNNNNNNNNNNNNNNNNNNNNNNNNNNNNNNNNNNNNNNNNNNNNNNNNNNNNNNNNNNNNNNNNNNNNNNNNNNNNNNNNNNNNNNNNNNNNNNNNNNNNNNNNNNNNNNNNNNNNNNNNNNNNNNNNNNNNNNNNNNNNNNNNNNNNNNNNNNNNNNNNNNNNNNNNNNNNNNNNNNNNNNNNNNNNNNNNNNNNNNNNNNNNNNNNNNNNNNNNNNNNNNNNNNNNNNNNNNNNNNNNNNNNNNNNNNNNNNNNNNNNNNNNNNNNNNNNNNNNNNNNNNNNNNNNNNNNNNNNNNNNNNNNNNNNNNNNNNNNNNNNNNNNNNNNNNNNNNNNNNNNNNNNNNNNNNNNNNNNNNNNNNNNNNNNNNNNNNNNNNNNNNNNNNNNNNNNNNNNNNNNNNNNNNNNNNNNNNNNNNNNNNNNNNNNNNNNNNNNNNNNNNNNNNNNNNNNNNNNNNNNNNNNNNNNNNNNNNNNNNNNNNNNNNNNNNNNNNNNNNNNNNNNNNNNNNNNNNNNNNNNNNNNNNNNNNNNNNNNNNNNNNNNNNNNNNNNNNNNNNNNNNNNNNNNNNNNNNNNNNNNNNNNNNNNNNNNNNNNNNNNNNNNNNNNNNNNNNNNNNNNNNNNNNNNNNNNNNNNNNNNNNNNNNNNNNNNNNNNNNNNNNNNNNNNNNNNNNNNNNNNNNNNNNNNNNNNNNNNNNNNNNNNNNNNNNNNNNNNNNNNNNNNNNNNNNNNNNNNNNNNNNNNNNNNNNNNNNNNNNNNNNNNNNNNNN is a window from the Octopus bimaculoides isolate UCB-OBI-ISO-001 chromosome 25, ASM119413v2, whole genome shotgun sequence genome containing:
- the LOC128250796 gene encoding collagen alpha-1(XII) chain-like; translation: MWLRTLILLTLAISAFGMSAKNKYGIHLEKKVEICKNMKADIVLIIDGSNSIGETKFDQQIEFLKSFVGYFAIGKNDVRFGAVTFGNKVIMGNTFGLSQYTNKNRLEERVSQINFRQDDGSSTQTNLAIKYARETLFKDTRHYAKKIAIVITDGESTDSLKTKEEASEMRKDGIVILAIGVGKNASKEELLTITGKENYVFEIDEYSKLKTIKKELTKLACKGMYILIILYSYHLKILYYVFIILYSYILMFL